In Equus przewalskii isolate Varuska chromosome 6, EquPr2, whole genome shotgun sequence, one DNA window encodes the following:
- the LOC103550109 gene encoding olfactory receptor 8G1-like, with protein MAAGNHSAVTEFILAGLTEQPELQLPLFLLFLGIYVVTVVGNLGMIALIGLTSHLHNPMYYFLSSLSFIDLCHSTVITPKMLETFVTEKTIISYLECMTQLYFFLVFAISECYMLAAMAYDRYVAICSPLLYNVIMSYQACFSLILGVYIIGLICAFAHTGCMLRLFFCKFDVINHYFCDILPLLKLSCSSTQFNELLILIFTVINILGPSLAILSSYSFIIASILCIRSTEGRSKAFSTCSLHMLAVVVFFGSLAFTYLQPSSVTLKNQGKMSSVFYTIVVPMLNPLIYSLRNKDVNIALKKILEKSIFL; from the coding sequence ATGGCAGCAGGAAATCATTCCGCAGTGACTGAGTTCATCCTCGCTGGGCTAACAGAACAGCCAGAACTCCAgctgccactcttcctcctcttcctaggAATCTATGTGGTCACAGTGGTGGGGAACCTGGGCATGATCGCACTGATAGGGCTCACTTCTCACCTGCACAACCCCATGTACTATTTCCTCAGCAGCTTGTCCTTCATTGATCTCTGCCATTCTACTGTCATCACCCCCAAAATGCTGGAGACCTTTGTGACAGAGAAGACCATTATCTCCTACCTTGAATGCATGACTCAGCTCTATTTCTTCCTCGTTTTTGCTATTTCAGAATGCTACATGTTAGCTGCAATGGCATATGACCGCTATGTTGCCATCTGTAGCCCCTTGCTTTACAATGTCATCATGTCCTATCAGGCCTGTTTCTCCTTGATTTTAGGAGTGTATATTATAGGCCTGATTTGTGCATTTGCTCATACAGGCTGTATGTTGAGGCTTTTTTTCTGCAAATTTGATGTGATCAAccattatttctgtgatatccttCCCCTTCTAAAGCTTTCCTGCTCTAGTACCCAGTTCAATGAACTGCTGATTCTAATCTTTACTGTAATTAATATCCTTGGCCCAAGCCTGGCTATTCTTAGCTCCTACAGCTTCATCATTGCCAGCATCCTCTGCATTCGCTCCACTGAGGGCAGGTCCAAAGCCTTTAGCACTTGCAGCCTCCACATGTTGGCAGTTGTGGTCTTTTTTGGTTCTTTAGCATTCACGTACCTGCAGCCATCATCAGTCACCCTCAAGAATCAAGGAAAAATGTCCTCTGTGTTTTATACTATTGTTGTGCCTATGCTGAACCCACtgatctacagcctgaggaataAAGATGTCAATATTGCCCTGAAGAAAATACTAGAGAAAAGTATATTCTtatga